One window from the genome of Acidimicrobiales bacterium encodes:
- a CDS encoding SpoIIE family protein phosphatase: MYAPPGGLLAEVLAALTHHSPDGMVVVSPDGQFVYANARFAEIWRFPPEVLGVGEDSLALEAATAMVRDPEAFLQAVHRAYASGVPTHDSVEMLDGRVLDRHGVPLRDGAGAELGWAWYFRDVTELRRAEGQQRALADTLQASLLPPRPPTVPGMDVATRYRPGDSDLLVGGDFFDVFRLGPNAWGLAVGDVCGKGAGPASLTALTRYTLRAAAVHHALPSAVLDEVNAGLVADAPVEADDRFCTVVYARLELDVCGAWVTLACAGHPRPIVVRRAGWIDLRGQAGTPVGMFDTATVTDDRVGLGPGDALLFCTDGITEARNAAGEEFGDEALPSILLACAGETADVIAERVLDGANRFAGARARDDIAVLVVRVPPDAKDNSIERLAAATGVPADLLDLPGYPVGDPHGGLWHQRPLAPREARIALPADVASVPATRQFLAGVLRSWRMPEVVEGDVQLLSSELASNAVRHARSRFTVIVRYDGERLRVEVGDGSRAMPRKRSPEPDEVGGRGLVLVDVLASSWGVLPTLEGKRVWFEVPAPAPRG, from the coding sequence ATGTACGCGCCACCGGGGGGCCTGCTGGCCGAGGTCCTCGCCGCTCTCACCCACCACAGTCCCGACGGGATGGTGGTGGTGTCGCCCGACGGCCAGTTCGTCTACGCCAACGCCCGTTTCGCCGAGATCTGGCGGTTCCCGCCCGAGGTCCTGGGCGTGGGCGAGGACAGCCTCGCCCTCGAGGCGGCCACCGCGATGGTGCGCGACCCCGAGGCGTTCCTCCAGGCGGTGCACCGCGCCTACGCGTCGGGCGTCCCCACCCACGACTCGGTGGAGATGCTGGACGGTCGGGTGCTCGACCGCCACGGGGTGCCCCTGCGGGACGGGGCGGGAGCGGAGCTGGGCTGGGCGTGGTACTTCCGTGACGTCACCGAGCTCCGCCGGGCCGAGGGCCAGCAGCGGGCGCTGGCCGACACCCTCCAGGCCAGCCTGCTCCCGCCCCGCCCGCCGACCGTGCCGGGCATGGACGTCGCCACCCGATACCGGCCCGGCGACAGCGACCTGTTGGTGGGGGGCGACTTCTTCGACGTCTTCCGCCTCGGTCCCAACGCCTGGGGCCTGGCCGTGGGGGACGTCTGCGGCAAGGGCGCCGGTCCCGCCTCGCTCACCGCCCTCACCCGCTACACGCTGCGCGCCGCCGCCGTGCACCACGCCCTCCCGTCGGCCGTGCTCGACGAGGTCAACGCCGGGCTGGTGGCCGACGCACCGGTGGAGGCCGACGACCGGTTCTGCACCGTCGTGTACGCCCGCCTCGAGCTGGACGTCTGCGGCGCGTGGGTGACCCTGGCGTGCGCCGGCCACCCGCGGCCCATCGTGGTCCGGCGGGCGGGATGGATCGACCTGCGCGGGCAGGCCGGCACCCCGGTCGGGATGTTCGACACGGCCACGGTGACCGACGACCGGGTGGGCCTCGGGCCGGGCGACGCCCTGCTGTTCTGCACCGACGGCATCACCGAGGCCCGCAACGCGGCGGGCGAGGAGTTCGGTGACGAGGCGCTGCCGTCGATCCTCCTGGCGTGTGCCGGAGAGACGGCCGACGTGATCGCCGAACGGGTCCTCGACGGCGCCAACCGCTTCGCCGGGGCCCGGGCCCGGGACGACATCGCCGTCCTGGTCGTCCGGGTGCCGCCCGACGCCAAGGACAACTCGATCGAGCGCCTGGCCGCCGCCACCGGGGTGCCGGCCGACCTCCTCGACCTCCCGGGGTACCCGGTGGGCGACCCCCACGGCGGCCTGTGGCACCAGCGCCCGCTCGCTCCGCGCGAGGCCCGCATCGCCCTGCCGGCCGACGTCGCCAGCGTCCCCGCCACCCGGCAGTTCCTGGCCGGTGTGCTCCGCAGCTGGCGCATGCCCGAGGTGGTCGAGGGGGACGTCCAGCTGCTCTCCAGCGAGCTCGCCAGCAACGCCGTGCGCCACGCCCGCTCCCGCTTCACGGTGATCGTCCGCTACGACGGCGAACGGCTGCGCGTCGAGGTGGGCGACGGCTCCCGGGCCATGCCGCGGAAGCGGTCGCCCGAGCCGGACGAAGTGGGTGGCCGGGGCCTCGTGCTGGTGGACGTGCTGGCCTCCTCCTGGGGCGTCCTGCCCACCCTTGAGGGCAAGCGGGTGTGGTTCGAGGTCCCCGCCCCCGCGCCCCGCGGCTGA